One window of Dyadobacter sandarakinus genomic DNA carries:
- a CDS encoding phosphatidylserine decarboxylase family protein, which translates to MKLHKEGYTIMAVTAIVLILINVGINYLLPDGYWIPRLILIGSIIIFLLVTQFFRVPKRIVHQSDRQIVAPCDGRVVVIEEVVESEYFKEPKRQISIFMSPLNVHINWNPISGVIKYFRYHPGLYLVAWHPKSSTENERTTVVIRTIEGIEVLFRQIAGAAARRIRWYVKEGDQVEQSTEMGFIKFGSRVDIFIPLDAEVKVNLQDKTVGSVTVLAELK; encoded by the coding sequence ATGAAACTGCACAAAGAAGGATATACGATTATGGCTGTAACGGCCATCGTTTTAATACTGATCAATGTCGGCATCAACTACCTTCTTCCTGATGGTTACTGGATACCCAGGCTGATCCTGATCGGGAGTATCATCATCTTTTTGCTGGTTACACAGTTTTTCAGGGTTCCCAAACGCATTGTTCATCAAAGTGACCGGCAGATTGTAGCGCCGTGCGACGGGCGGGTGGTGGTTATCGAAGAAGTAGTGGAATCGGAGTATTTTAAGGAGCCCAAGCGGCAGATCAGCATTTTCATGTCGCCCCTGAACGTTCACATTAACTGGAACCCCATCAGCGGCGTGATCAAGTACTTTCGTTACCACCCGGGGTTGTACCTGGTAGCCTGGCACCCCAAGTCAAGTACTGAAAATGAGCGTACTACGGTGGTGATCCGTACCATTGAAGGCATTGAAGTACTGTTCCGGCAAATTGCAGGGGCAGCAGCCCGCCGCATCCGCTGGTATGTGAAGGAAGGCGACCAAGTGGAGCAAAGCACCGAGATGGGCTTTATCAAATTCGGCTCCCGCGTGGATATTTTTATTCCCCTTGATGCGGAAGTAAAAGTTAATCTTCAGGATAAAACAGTGGGCAGCGTGACCGTACTGGCAGAATTAAAATAG
- a CDS encoding rhomboid family intramembrane serine protease translates to MSITLILVIITSGISLYALNNYGLMDKMVLNPHRVTSRNEYYRFISSGFVHADFGHLIFNMLSLWFVGEGIERLFAFLFGSGGTFYYLLLYILGIIVADIPTFLKHRKNPNYNSLGASGGVAAVLFAAILFSPLMQVCLYFFICMPGFIFGLLFLGYSYIEGRRGTSYVNHSAHMYGAIFGMVFMAVVYPSSVPGFFQQILSWRLF, encoded by the coding sequence ATGTCAATTACCCTTATTTTAGTCATTATCACGTCAGGTATCAGCCTGTATGCGCTTAATAATTATGGTTTAATGGATAAGATGGTGCTCAATCCGCACCGTGTTACCAGCCGCAATGAGTACTATCGGTTTATTTCGTCAGGCTTTGTGCATGCCGATTTTGGACATTTGATCTTTAACATGCTGAGCTTGTGGTTTGTAGGCGAAGGTATTGAGCGCCTGTTTGCATTCCTGTTTGGCTCGGGAGGTACGTTTTACTACTTGCTTCTGTACATACTTGGTATTATTGTAGCCGACATTCCGACGTTTCTCAAACACCGCAAAAACCCGAACTACAATTCTCTGGGAGCCTCGGGAGGCGTAGCTGCGGTTTTGTTTGCTGCAATCCTTTTTTCTCCATTAATGCAGGTTTGCCTGTATTTCTTTATATGCATGCCGGGCTTTATTTTCGGATTGCTTTTCCTGGGTTACTCTTACATTGAGGGGCGCAGGGGTACGAGCTATGTCAATCATAGCGCACACATGTACGGGGCAATTTTCGGAATGGTATTTATGGCTGTGGTATATCCGAGTTCGGTACCTGGATTTTTTCAGCAGATACTGAGCTGGCGTCTATTTTAA
- a CDS encoding polyprenyl synthetase family protein has product MTPELLLQELQTAFSKHKYGAEPGELYAPIGYIMSLGGKRFRPLLTLLSASIYTDEWQSALRPAMAVEVFHNFTLMHDDIMDNAPLRRGEPTVHEKWNANTAILSGDVMLIRAYDLLLGIRPELMGKVLARFNQTAAEVCEGQQLDMNFEKRWDVTEAEYLNMIRLKTSVLLGFALELGGLLTGADEASLQLLYAAGENMGMGFQLKDDLLDVFGDPAKFGKQVGGDIISNKKTFLLIEALSRAEGTYRTDLEYWINAADFDKNEKVQAVTKIYEALDIRTFTEQKIREYFEKGLNALEGLPAPDGRKIPLWQFVHQLVERDK; this is encoded by the coding sequence ATTACGCCAGAACTATTGCTGCAAGAGCTGCAAACAGCATTTTCCAAACATAAATACGGTGCAGAACCCGGGGAGCTTTACGCACCCATTGGTTACATCATGTCACTTGGCGGCAAGCGCTTCCGTCCGCTGCTGACCCTGTTGTCGGCCTCCATTTATACAGACGAATGGCAAAGTGCCCTGCGGCCTGCCATGGCGGTGGAGGTTTTTCACAATTTTACACTCATGCACGACGACATCATGGACAATGCGCCACTGCGCCGCGGCGAGCCTACGGTGCATGAAAAGTGGAATGCCAATACGGCTATTTTGTCCGGAGATGTCATGCTGATCCGCGCTTACGACCTGCTGCTGGGCATCCGGCCCGAACTGATGGGAAAGGTGCTGGCAAGGTTTAATCAGACTGCGGCAGAAGTGTGTGAAGGACAGCAGCTTGATATGAATTTTGAGAAACGGTGGGATGTGACCGAGGCTGAGTACCTCAACATGATCCGGCTGAAAACGTCTGTTTTGCTGGGTTTTGCACTCGAACTCGGCGGACTGCTCACCGGGGCTGACGAGGCTTCTTTACAGCTATTATATGCAGCCGGAGAAAATATGGGTATGGGTTTTCAGTTAAAGGATGACCTGCTGGATGTATTCGGCGATCCGGCTAAGTTTGGCAAGCAGGTAGGCGGGGATATTATTTCAAATAAGAAAACATTCCTGCTGATTGAAGCCCTGAGCCGGGCTGAGGGCACATACCGGACTGACCTTGAATACTGGATCAATGCGGCGGATTTTGACAAAAACGAAAAGGTACAGGCCGTGACAAAGATTTACGAAGCCCTTGATATCCGTACTTTTACCGAGCAGAAGATCAGGGAATATTTTGAAAAAGGATTGAATGCACTGGAAGGTCTGCCGGCTCCGGACGGGCGAAAAATACCTTTGTGGCAGTTTGTTCACCAGTTGGTAGAAAGAGATAAATAA
- a CDS encoding aminotransferase class IV, with amino-acid sequence MPFHQYFNGEIFPVDTALFKTNDLGLLRGYGLFDFFRTYNGVPFRWDDYWARFENSARLLKLSLPLTKEATSRILADLHALSGEQEVTFRFVLTGGYAPDSVHVVQPNFLIRTEPLPRDNPAGKLKGIKVLPYEYVRDLPEIKSTNYVHMILMADEMERQQASDLLFYKNGEVSELTRSNVFIISGNQLITADRNVLHGITRRVVMELAAPHMQVVERTLTLQELLDADEVFTTSSTKWVMPIVQVGDRQIGDGTAGKQTLFLQGLFEKYVESWGR; translated from the coding sequence ATGCCTTTTCATCAATATTTCAATGGGGAGATTTTTCCTGTTGATACCGCTCTCTTCAAGACCAATGACCTGGGCCTGCTGCGTGGTTACGGCTTGTTTGATTTTTTCCGGACGTACAATGGGGTGCCATTCCGGTGGGACGATTACTGGGCGCGGTTCGAGAACTCTGCCCGGTTGCTGAAACTTTCCCTGCCGCTCACCAAGGAAGCTACTTCCCGGATTCTGGCCGACCTGCATGCCCTCTCCGGAGAGCAGGAAGTAACTTTCCGGTTTGTACTGACGGGTGGCTATGCACCTGACAGCGTACATGTGGTGCAGCCCAATTTTCTGATCCGCACGGAGCCGCTCCCGCGCGACAATCCGGCCGGGAAACTGAAAGGGATCAAGGTACTACCTTACGAATATGTCCGCGACCTGCCCGAAATCAAGAGTACCAACTACGTACATATGATCCTCATGGCCGACGAAATGGAGCGTCAGCAGGCTTCTGATCTTTTATTTTACAAAAACGGGGAAGTGAGCGAGCTCACGCGGAGTAATGTATTCATCATATCCGGTAACCAGCTGATTACCGCCGACCGCAATGTGCTGCATGGTATCACCCGGCGCGTGGTCATGGAGCTCGCGGCCCCACACATGCAGGTAGTGGAGCGTACGCTTACTTTGCAGGAGTTGCTGGACGCAGATGAAGTTTTTACCACCAGCAGTACCAAGTGGGTAATGCCCATTGTGCAGGTAGGCGACCGGCAGATCGGCGATGGTACTGCCGGAAAGCAGACATTGTTTTTGCAGGGATTGTTTGAAAAATATGTGGAAAGCTGGGGGAGATAA
- the thiL gene encoding thiamine-phosphate kinase produces METRTEISSLGEFGLIKRINEGVSTQLPDTVKGIGDDAAVIDNGEDFGLLSSDFFLEGVHFDLTFFPLKHLGYKVIAAAVSDIAAMNGIPRQVIVNVALSNRFSVEAVDELYLGIKTACRDFNVDLTGGDTASSRTGLLISVSVLGRVKKDRIAYRNTAKPNDLLCVSGDLGGAYLGLQLLEREKQVFLVNPQMQPELDGKDYVIQRQLRPEARMDVVYELEEAGVIPTAMIDVSDGLASDLLHLCAQSGVGAVIFEDRLPIDDQSFLAASELNIGAITAALNGGEDYELLFTVSQSDYEKIRNNPKITFIGYMTDNKEEVVLHTKSDNRVPVTAQGWSNV; encoded by the coding sequence ATGGAAACAAGAACAGAAATCAGCAGCCTGGGTGAATTCGGGCTTATAAAAAGGATTAATGAAGGCGTAAGTACCCAGCTTCCCGACACGGTGAAGGGCATTGGGGACGATGCGGCTGTGATTGATAACGGTGAAGATTTCGGCTTGCTGTCGTCGGACTTTTTTCTGGAAGGTGTTCATTTCGACCTTACATTTTTCCCCCTCAAACACCTCGGCTATAAAGTTATTGCCGCAGCGGTGTCCGACATTGCGGCCATGAATGGCATACCAAGGCAGGTGATCGTAAACGTGGCGCTCAGCAACCGCTTTTCAGTGGAGGCTGTAGATGAATTGTACCTGGGCATCAAAACCGCCTGCCGCGACTTCAATGTGGACCTGACAGGGGGCGACACAGCTTCGTCCCGGACGGGCCTGCTTATTTCCGTCAGTGTTTTGGGCAGGGTAAAAAAAGACCGGATCGCGTACCGCAATACTGCAAAACCCAATGATCTGCTATGCGTTTCAGGCGATCTGGGCGGTGCATACCTGGGTCTGCAGCTGCTGGAACGTGAGAAGCAGGTATTTCTTGTAAACCCGCAAATGCAGCCCGAGCTGGACGGTAAAGATTATGTGATCCAGCGTCAGCTACGGCCTGAGGCGCGCATGGATGTAGTGTATGAGCTGGAAGAGGCAGGTGTAATTCCTACCGCCATGATCGACGTATCCGACGGGCTGGCTTCGGATCTGCTGCATTTGTGTGCACAGTCCGGTGTAGGGGCGGTCATCTTTGAAGACCGGCTGCCGATTGACGATCAGTCATTCCTGGCTGCATCGGAGCTGAATATCGGGGCAATTACCGCTGCATTGAACGGAGGAGAAGATTATGAGCTTCTTTTTACGGTATCGCAGAGTGATTATGAAAAAATCCGTAACAATCCCAAGATCACGTTCATCGGCTACATGACCGACAATAAGGAAGAAGTGGTGCTTCATACCAAGTCCGACAACCGTGTACCAGTCACGGCACAGGGTTGGAGCAATGTTTAA
- a CDS encoding cytochrome b5 domain-containing protein produces the protein MKEYTKAQLALRNGQDREEIWCAYRGVIYDVTSSRLWRNGHHYEHWAGQDLTKELGDAPHTDRVFDRFQAVGKLL, from the coding sequence ATGAAGGAGTATACAAAGGCACAGCTTGCACTGCGCAACGGCCAGGACCGGGAGGAAATCTGGTGTGCATACCGGGGCGTTATCTACGATGTAACATCCAGCAGGCTCTGGCGTAACGGGCACCATTACGAGCATTGGGCCGGGCAGGACCTCACCAAGGAACTCGGTGATGCGCCGCATACCGATCGTGTGTTCGACCGCTTTCAGGCTGTGGGAAAACTCCTGTAA
- a CDS encoding N-acetylglucosamine kinase, which translates to MTMHSSSYLIADAGSTKTDWVIVHPPAGYQRIQSAGINPFYQTAEEIIPLLENEVVPYAGDHVEHIYFFGAGCADDRSGQPVTAALRACFPKVQTLEVASDMLGAARGLCGREPGLACILGTGANNAFYDGRQIVRSIGSLGFWLGDEGSGSYLGKTLVVHYLQNELPAELHEAFAAAYPGINRLSVLENAYRKPYPNRYFAAFSTFIAGHIAHPFMRGLVKEAFSLFVKKYICKHPDTASYPVHFTGSVAYYYQDILREVLESHALQCGHILRSPLEGLVQYYGRDRHV; encoded by the coding sequence ATGACAATGCATTCAAGCTCCTACCTGATTGCCGATGCAGGCTCTACCAAAACAGACTGGGTGATTGTGCACCCGCCTGCCGGCTACCAGCGCATACAATCCGCCGGAATCAATCCTTTTTACCAGACAGCGGAAGAAATTATCCCGCTACTGGAAAATGAAGTAGTACCCTATGCAGGGGACCACGTGGAGCACATTTACTTTTTCGGAGCTGGCTGCGCAGATGATCGCTCAGGCCAGCCCGTGACCGCAGCACTCCGGGCCTGTTTTCCGAAGGTGCAAACACTGGAAGTTGCTTCCGATATGCTGGGTGCGGCGCGTGGACTGTGCGGGCGGGAGCCGGGCTTGGCCTGTATCCTTGGTACGGGGGCTAACAATGCATTTTACGATGGCCGGCAGATCGTCCGCTCCATTGGCTCGCTGGGCTTCTGGCTGGGCGATGAGGGCAGCGGGTCATACCTGGGCAAAACGCTCGTCGTGCATTATCTTCAGAATGAGCTTCCGGCTGAACTGCATGAGGCCTTCGCAGCAGCGTATCCCGGGATCAACCGGCTTTCGGTACTTGAAAATGCATACCGGAAACCCTACCCCAACCGCTACTTCGCGGCTTTTTCAACATTTATAGCGGGGCACATAGCCCACCCGTTTATGCGCGGACTGGTAAAGGAGGCTTTTTCATTATTTGTAAAAAAATACATCTGTAAGCACCCGGATACAGCCTCGTACCCGGTTCATTTTACGGGTTCTGTGGCATATTACTACCAGGATATACTCAGGGAGGTACTCGAAAGCCATGCACTCCAATGCGGCCACATTCTGCGCTCGCCGCTGGAAGGCCTGGTACAATATTATGGGAGGGACAGGCATGTGTAA